A genomic window from Leptospira fletcheri includes:
- a CDS encoding OmpA family protein: MAKKKNYYVTINGKKYDRSLIEIAESSVSGKKDGRISVNDAKKLLSAVKDNDTYTDIEKKTIEHIRENYKFTDKADEWFRSEIRKWAGEKSAKAQSAEEEAEEIYTTPDEAASLAPASVEADNSYSGYTNYIPTPSAGKPRNRSGIPILLLSVLILTGIGIGIYYAFGTPDQNPKKKIASKVEKENEKRVPKEKKTDSTPSEQDSSEKGVFQLFSGTKEKSAKLEGKDGEIAKGVESSPVRFEKNSISVTSSSRKTLDHLSRLLKRKPELKITLTGHTSNEGSEEANRKVSLLRAEMVRDYLLGNGVPAQRISIQAKGATEPVADNSSEAGRHENRRVEIRIVE; this comes from the coding sequence ATGGCAAAAAAAAAGAATTATTACGTCACCATCAACGGAAAGAAATACGATCGCAGCCTGATTGAAATCGCCGAAAGTTCCGTATCCGGGAAAAAAGACGGACGCATTTCCGTCAACGACGCCAAGAAACTACTGAGTGCGGTAAAAGATAACGACACTTATACGGATATCGAAAAGAAAACCATAGAGCATATCCGGGAAAATTATAAATTTACGGACAAGGCCGACGAATGGTTCCGGTCGGAAATTAGAAAATGGGCGGGAGAAAAATCCGCAAAAGCTCAGTCTGCGGAGGAGGAAGCGGAGGAAATCTATACCACCCCCGATGAGGCTGCCAGCCTAGCTCCGGCATCCGTGGAAGCGGACAACAGCTACTCCGGATACACGAATTATATCCCTACACCTTCTGCCGGAAAACCCCGGAACAGGAGCGGAATTCCGATCTTACTTTTATCCGTCCTGATTTTGACGGGAATCGGGATCGGAATTTATTACGCGTTCGGAACCCCGGATCAAAATCCAAAAAAGAAAATCGCGTCCAAGGTCGAAAAGGAGAACGAAAAGAGAGTTCCGAAAGAGAAAAAAACGGACAGTACGCCATCCGAACAAGATTCCTCGGAAAAAGGAGTCTTCCAGCTGTTTTCGGGAACGAAGGAGAAGTCCGCAAAACTGGAAGGAAAGGATGGAGAAATCGCAAAAGGCGTGGAATCTTCTCCCGTTCGATTCGAAAAGAACAGTATTTCCGTAACTTCTTCTTCCCGCAAAACTCTAGATCACCTCTCCCGCCTCCTAAAGAGGAAACCGGAACTTAAGATTACCCTGACAGGGCATACGTCCAACGAAGGTTCCGAAGAGGCGAATCGGAAAGTCTCTCTGCTCCGTGCGGAAATGGTTCGGGATTATCTTTTGGGGAACGGGGTTCCCGCTCAGAGAATTTCGATCCAAGCCAAAGGAGCCACCGAGCCGGTAGCGGACAATTCCTCCGAAGCCGGCCGCCATGAGAATCGCCGAGTGGAAATCCGGATCGTCGAATAG